A single Anopheles arabiensis isolate DONGOLA chromosome 2, AaraD3, whole genome shotgun sequence DNA region contains:
- the LOC120896058 gene encoding membrane-bound alkaline phosphatase-like translates to MNRWGAWEALLSLLLILAVGSSWIQVEGHEEHDAHYWKHMAHELLYEKKDYTMQKINIAKNIMVFVGAGMSQTTVTGARYYNGGDNETFAFERLKWSGNARTYCVDSRVPDSACAGTAFLTGVKSNLGTVAMDPTVRRGECAMDPAKQLASIAKWALEAGKAVGFATTSRVTSGSNAALYANSPDSRWENDADVGAGGCNTATVPDIAHQLIHGDIGKQFKVILGGGRKHFLPTVETDPSGQRGQRTDSKNLINEWKQSKAGANATYITTVNELASLDTSKIDYLFGLFDYDHLPFSADIANGSVTPALVRMVHYSLEMLQKKEHTNGYLLFVEDGNIRRAHGQNKPRKAFDQVRHYANAFNMAHMMANEQNTLLISMNDVGSTLSLPGYPARSSDLLDTAAGTSSADGLPYLGLTYATGPAYSTYYRTGSGRLDPLEVLQSVPNGLERTCPALVPMAEGADGGEDATVYASGPWAFMLSGGYEQHFVAHTIAFASCIDGACDGAATLVLSTATMMAALGVRLFV, encoded by the exons ATGAACCGTTGGGGCGCTTGGGAGGCTCTGCTGAGCCTGCTGCTTATCCTGGCAGTCGGTTCCTCGTGGATCCAGGTCGAAGGGCACGAAGAGCACGATGCTCACTACTGGAAGCATATGGCCCACGAGCTGCTGTACGAGAAGAAGGACTACACGATGCAGAAGATT AACATTGCCAAAAACATCATGGTGTTCGTCGGGGCGGGCATGTCCCAGACAACCGTGACTGGGGCCCGGTACTACAACGGGGGCGACAATGAAACGTTTGCCTTCGAGCGTTTGAAGTGGAGCGGAAATGCACGG ACGTACTGCGTCGATAGCCGCGTGCCGGACAGTGCCTGCGCCGGGACAGCCTTTCTGACGGGTGTGAAATCGAACCTCGGCACGGTGGCAATGGACCCGACGGTCCGCCGGGGCGAGTGTGCCATGGATCCGGCGAAACAACTGGCCTCCATCGCCAAATGGGCGCTCGAGGCGGGCAAAGCGGTTG GTTTTGCGACAACGTCTCGCGTGACCTCCGGCTCGAACGCAGCCCTGTACGCGAACAGCCCGGACAGTCGGTGGGAAAACGATGCGGACGTTGGTGCTGGCGGATGCAATACCGCCACCGTACCGGACATTGCTCATCAGCTCATTCACGGTGACATTGGCAAGCAGTTTAAG GTGATTCTGGGTGGAGGGCGCAAACATTTCCTCCCCACCGTCGAGACGGACCCATCCGGTCAGCGGGGACAGCGCACCGATAGCAAAAACCTCATCAACGAGTGGAAACAATCGAAAGCGGGAGCGAATGCGACGTACATCACTACCGTG aacgaaCTGGCCAGCCTGGACACGTCCAAGATTGACTACCTGTTCGGTCTGTTCGACTACGACCACCTTCCGTTCAGCGCGGACATTGCCAACGGCAGCGTCACACCCGCCCTCGTCCGCATGGTGCACTACTCGCTCGAGATGCTGCAGAAAAAGGAACACACCAACGGCTACCTCCTGTTCGTCGAAGACGGTAACATCCGGCGGGCCCACGGTCAGAACAAACCGCGCAAAGCGTTCGACCAGGTGCGCCACTATGCGAACGCCTTCAACATGGCCCACATGATGGCGAACGAGCAGAACACGCTGCTCATCTCGATGAACGACGTGGGGAGTACGCTTTCCCTGCCCGGCTATCCGGCCCGTTCGTCCGACCTGTTGGACACGGCCGCCGGAACCAGCAGTGCCGATGGGTTGCCTTACCTCGGGCTTACCTACGCCACTGGTCCAGCATACTCGACGTACTATCGGACCGGGTCGGGTCGGCTAGACCCGTTGGAGGTGCTGCAGAGTGTGCCGAACGGGCTGGAACGTACCTGCCCGGCACTGGTCCCGATGGCGGAAGGGGCTGACGGTGGGGAAGATGCGACCGTGTATGCTTCCGGTCCGTGGGCGTTCATGCTGTCGGGAGGCTACGAGCAGCACTTTGTGGCGCACACGATTGCGTTCGCTTCCTGCATCGATGGTGCGTGCGATGGGGCGGCCACGTTAGTCCTTTCCACCGCGACGATGATGGCCGCCCTCGGTGTGCGGCTGTTTGTGTAG